In Zea mays cultivar B73 chromosome 7, Zm-B73-REFERENCE-NAM-5.0, whole genome shotgun sequence, the following proteins share a genomic window:
- the LOC103634160 gene encoding 9-cis-epoxycarotenoid dioxygenase NCED4, chloroplastic-like has protein sequence MMHDFAVTENHAIIPDQQIVFKLQEMVLGGSPVVYDRNKTARFGVLPKRATDASRLLWVDVPDCFCFHLWNAWEDEATGEIVVIGSCMTPTDAVFNESAAGEESFRSVLSEIPLDPRTGTSSRHAVLSDVDQVNLEAGMVNQQLLGRRTRYAYLAIAEPWPKVSGFAKVDLEAGTVEKFIYGDGRYGGEPCFVPHLDAPAGAAEDDGYLLCYVHDEGRGASEMLVVNARDMRAEAAVKLSGRVPYGLHGTFIASKNICSLQSGLKVSLNGLEELVQTSDWTQVDLNLDQKFSVVPKFGYFTNAAGDGGRHCAVVTFDMRGVGWSTGRASLTRSTENIEWTVIQPKPHS, from the exons atGATGCACGACTTCGCCGTCACCGAGAACCACGCCATCATCCCGGACCAGCAGATCGTGTTCAAGCTCCAGGAGATGGTCCTAGGCGGCTCCCCCGTGGTGTACGACAGGAACAAGACCGCGCGGTTCGGGGTGCTGCCGAAGCGCGCCACCGACGCGTCGCGGCTGCTGTGGGTGGACGTCCCCGACTGCTTCTGCTTCCACCTCTGGAACGCGTGGGAGGACGAGGCCACGGGCGAGATCGTGGTGATCGGATCCTGCATGACCCCCACGGACGCCGTGTTCAACGAGTCCGCCGCCGGCGAGGAGAGCTTCCGCAGCGTGCTGTCGGAGATCCCGCTGGACCCGCGCACCGGCACGTCCTCGAGGCACGCGGTCCTGAGCGATGTCGACCAGGTGAACCTGGAGGCCGGCATGGTGAACCAGCAGCTGCTGGGCAGGAGGACGCGCTACGCCTACCTCGCCATTGCCGAGCCGTGGCCCAAGGTGTCGGGCTTCGCCAAGGTGGACCTCGAGGCAGGCACCGTCGAGAAGTTCATCTACGGCGACGGCCGGTACGGCGGCGAGCCCTGCTTCGTGCCGCACCTCGACGCCCCCGCGGGCGCCGCGGAGGACGATGGCTACCTGCTGTGCTACGTGCACGACGAGGGCCGCGGCGCGTCGGAAATGCTCGTCGTTAACGCCCGCGACATGCGGGCCGAGGCCGCCGTCAAGCTGTCGGGCCGCGTCCCGTACGGGTTGCACGGCACGTTCATCGCCAGCAAGAACATATGTAGTCTTCAAAGTG GACTTAAGGTCAGCTTGAATGGCCTTGAAGAGCTGGTTCAGACTTCAGACTGGACCCAAGTTGACCTCAACTTAGATCAGA AATTCAGTGTCGTACCTAAATTTGGCTACTT TACTAATGCTGCTGGGGATGGCGGAAGGCATTGTGCCGTCGTCACCTTCGACATGCGCGGCGTAGGCTGGTCCACGGGACGGGCGTCGCTCACGCGCTCCACCGAGAACATCGAGTGGACGGTGATTCAACCTAAGCCACATTCTTGA